ttgtccCACAGGGGCCAcccatgcaaaaaaaaaaacgtctacATTTCTGCAACTGCAAGGTGCTCCGGATAATATAAATCCAAGAAAAGTTTTATGTTAAGACACCAGAACATTTCACAAGCTTCTGTATGTTGAACAAGTGACTCCGTTAATCTGCATCAaggaaaactagaaaatattattattattgcacgCTGAGGTCATAACCTCAGTGTTTTTTCTGGTAATTTAAGTACATGGTGTGTATATTTCAGTATGATTCCTTTTAaggcaacaaaaataaatagttaATGGCTTCAAAATGTCTGCACcagatttaaataaaatattagatCCATGTATGTAATCTGGTCCTAATTGGAGaggaaatagagaaaaagattatttttccaTGAATATCCTTGAAATAACTACTTAATTTaagtaatacatttaaaactcACAGGAATAAATCTGAACAGctaactgaataaataaaacccaaatatttaaaaacttttatcAACTTGTTTTTGGTGTGTTGAAGTGTTTGGAGGACTTCTGTGACTCTAATGTGGCTCCTTCTGTTCAGGTATAATAACTATTTTATTCTCCAACTCTTAgtgttcactctgtgtgtgtttaagtgtgaaTAGATGCTTTATTTCTTGTCGCTGACTCATATCCAGGACTGTTTTGTGACGTGGGATCATCTGTAGGCAGATACAAATAAGGAAAGACAGTTTGACCACAAGCTTCTGAAATTGATTCATAAATGAATATCCAGCTTCAGGAGGCAGAGGCCGAATTTACATATTAGTCTAATAGAAATGAATGAGGCGTCGGTGACTGCGGAGCGCTATCCATCATCTGCACTGACACCGGGAGCCGGAGGAGGGACGGGGAAGGGGGGGACGGGGCGGGGGGGGGCGGGATCCGGCCTTGTTAGACTGTCACATTTGTAGTAATAACGCCATAATGCAGAGCTGTGAGTGATAATGTGATGTGGTGTCAtcaggaggaaggaaggaaggaggggtTGCTGGAGGTCAAAAGCAGAAAGCCCCGAGTCTCCTTCACGTCAGAGCGCGTCTGCCCGGTTTGATTGTCAGAACTTTAATTGGACTCGTAGCGTCCATGTTGGCCCGGTTGTCAGTTTCTATATATCGTCACGGCGACCGTTTTGAGCCATGGTGAGACGGCGTCCGACCGCACAGAGTGCTGAACCTCGGTGACTCTTGTGGCGGTTGGTGGTGGCACTAAAATCAAGTTCATTCTTAACCTCAACTCAAGGTCAACTTACTAACTTTTGTTTCTAGAGCTTTTATCCACGTCTCTCACCCTTCCTCAGCATGTGGAGTCTTTTCATTTATCACAGAGAAACCCTCCATTGATGAGAattgatgacatcatgatgGGAACAGCTGAGGAAGACCGTCAGGtgtggctgaaagctctggaaaaaaagctaaaatcGAATGTAAAATTGAGTATTTGGTGTTGGTGGATGTCTCCTTTtgaagagtgtttttttttctcttccaccTCCACTCAGTGATGGATTGTCCAGCCTCGGCTACTTCCTGTCTCGCTCCTGCTGCTCAGCCAATCAGCCGCAGGCCTTTTAAGGTGGACGGGAACATTAAAGTCAACTTTAatgtgctgcaaaaaaaaaaaagtccacctTAACAAATCCTTTTGcattcagtttaattttctaaaaacaaatcATGTCAAGGTTAAACTCTGGTGATTGTGaactgtagatgtgtgtgtgtgtgtgtgtgtgtgtgtgtgtctgcaggcagCTGCGTCGAGGTTCGTCTGAGTGTTTTGAGAAGCTTGTCGCTCATAAAGAGGCTCTCTAACTCGGAGCCCCGAGAGACGCCGGAGAATGCAGCGCTCGCTGTAAAACACATTCCTCCGAAGCCCTTTAAACTCTCCGCAGACAGGCCTGTTTACTGCCCTGCGATGAGTCCAGGTTGTAACACTCTGCCAACATAACGCGCTGATTGGAGATCGAGTCGCGCTCTAGTCATTctttttttgagttttgattTTGCTTACACTTTTTTTAGAAGTTACAGATTaatttctggtttatttttggGTGTAAATTTATGGATTTTCTGTCAACGAAGTTCACAAATCACATGTAGACGAGGTTATGGTGTGTTTAAGTGAAGCTCAGACATTCAACGACTGCAGATTTAATCATTCTTATTGACGTTCATGCCAAAAACAATGTCAGCATTAGTTTTTCTATGATGAATTGTCACAAACAtttgctttaaatgtttctgatcGATCTCTTTATCTCTGTTTCCTTCATATACAGGCCATCGCGGTTTAAGCAGGTGGTTTCACAGACTTCTTCAGGAGCAGGTAAGTTGAATAAATGTTTCAGTTCCCAGCAGTAACAAGTAGATTCTGATAAATGTCATATATGTATTTAATGAAAAAAGGCAAGCAGAGTTGCAATCTGCCTCTTtatgatgtaaaacacagataCTCAACCGTAAAATCAATCCTGCACAAATGGACACAATACAGACCTTTGTGACACAGAAGCTTAGTGTGTAAAATATAGTTCATTGTCTAtgattttgtaaaaataaaaaaaaagaagaagcttAAGCCATCGCCCTCTTCAAACTAATCATCATCTGACTTCTGCTCTGTTTGcttgttataaataaataaataacaagttAGGATTTAAGcttaataactaataataaattTACTCCACAGTTCCTGCCCATACTAGGAATTAAGTTGTTTCCAAGTGAAAAAAAGTAGTGTTCCTCCAAAATCATcccatgtgtgtgcacatttccATGACTGAAAACTGTTCTTTCATAACTAAGTTACATTTATAAACCATGAATTTATTGGCAGAgctctctttcatctttctcaCTCGGTTATCTCCATCAATAAATGAAGGTGCTGGTAATGCCTGATCTTTGCAAGTCTTATCTCCACCTCTTGTTCGGGGGCCTGGTTGGATTTCACAGCCCGGGGCTATTTTCTCTCCCACTTCACATCTCTGAGAGAATAAGGAATTCCAGTGGCAAAAGCAATCACAAACTCCAGATCAAACGTATCCTCAGCTGAATTCACTGACAGACTAAAATCATTTGTTCCTCTCGCTAACGCTCAGCACCGCGTCCCCAGAACCTCTCGCTCCTCTCAGctgctttgttttatgtggtTTCAGTAGCTGCGTCCTCTGGGCCACTCTGTCAGAGCTAATATTGAAGTACACACGGGctaactgcagcagcagcagccgctcTGCACGCGTCTAGCCTTTTCCCCTCCTGTTAGCGTCCTTTTTCATCAGCTTCCAAGTGAGAATTTACATTATGTCAAGCCTGCTCTCGCCCGGCGAGGTAAGACGAGGTCAGGGGAAGTTATTTCAAAGCAGCCTTGAAAGAGGTCGTGCAACGTCTTAAGAATGTGTGGCGCCTCAGACTTGACATTCAACAAGAAAGGATTGAGGAAAGTGCATTGTCGGCAAAGGGTGCAGGAACGTGGCTTCAAAGACAAAAGTTTTGTTGTTGAATTATTAAAGGGATCGACACTCCTCCCTCTACAGGAGGCGATCAGGGGACGGActgatgaataataatatttactCCCATACAACAAGAAGCAGGAGATGACAGCATGTTTAATTGTATGAGAGCAAGGatgtgttttctatcatttaatttaacttttgtcCCTTTGTTTGCAGGTTAAGTTCTAACTAAGTCTCCTTTTAACTCACTGTTAGGTCAATACAACTCTCGTGTGTCCCTTTATTCACAAGATAAACACCTAAATACGACATAACGTTAAACATTTCACAGCCAAAACCTTTAAGCAGCCATGTGAGTTATCACTAACTCAGTAGCAAAGGTGAAAGTGTTTGGAGGTCAGGGCAGATGGAGGGTCAACAAAGCGTCTGACTTTGATACGGGAGTCTGCAGTTTGTCAATCATTCCCTAACTTTAATGAAGTAgagcctaaacctaaccaaatgTGAATCATAACTGTGACAGATCAAGAATGACTCGACAAGCACTGTTGCCCTGCCAAAAGGGAACTAACAAACATCTGTATGAAGGACAACACAAAaagtatttgtttaaaaaaatcattgtcaatattgtatttcttaaaaatgtacaaatgataTTTACATACAACCAGCACAACAAACTGGTGCAACAatgtacaaaagaaaaaaaaacaaaagcttgaTTCTCTCTCTTAGATGTTCTATATTCAGAGCCATTCGCTGAAGTCTTCTGCTCTTCTCGCCACAAGAGCAACAACAGATTCATCAATGCAAGTCAAGTCTCTGATGTCTGACACTGGGATGTCACAGTTAATCTCAGCAGCAATGCAGCAATCAAATAATGGCCCGCTGAGGACAGTGACTGTAAACTTGAAATGTTGTGATGATGGTTTCTCCTCTAGCAGAAATGAGCAACTTGATATGAATTAAAGTTGAGCTCAAGTACTTTACAGTGTAAAACTTTCCAAACAAGTCGGTGATGATGGTACATTCCAAACATGTAGGTATGAAATCATTACCTGGTtccatttacacattttaaatttaatcatATGCACAACATGCATATGTTGTGGCTGGGCCAGGCACTTAGTAAACTGATCTTACTGCAGACCTGTACAACAACTGAAATAATTCTGTTGTTTACGTCATATTTACTACCtaaggcaaaaaaacaaaaaaatatggcttttcaaaaacatagaaaattgccattttaaataattcacaATGAGACTGTACAAGAAAACATGAGTCGAACACTGCAGAGGCTTTTTGGCACACAATCACATCTGGTTCTTCAAATCACTTCAATTTTAAGTCTGTGGTTGAATGTTTATTGCCCATCAGGAGTTCAAAACTTCTGCAAATATGTTCCGGTCAGAGGAAACAGTTTGCTGTAACATGTGGCTAAGACATCAAGTTGAGGAACTTGCTCTCTTCTGCCAGAGCAGACAGCAAGGAGCTCATGTCCCCGATCGCCATGTTCCCCGTACCCGCCGGCACCGAGGGCAATGTGACCGAGTTCCTCGGTGTCGTCAGGCGGGAGGAACTCCTTGACAAGCTCTGGAGCAGACCTGGACTCAGGGTCCCCGACATGAGGCTGGAGTGATCCCCATCGTCCAGCATGCTGTCAAAGTCTATCTGCGCCTGCTCCAGCACTGCATTAGAGTCTACAGTCCTGGGTGCTTGGCTGGCGCCTGAACTGGGAGATGCTCCATCATTTTCAAAAGTAGGTACATCCACCACATGATGGTCCAAGTTCCCATTGGACTCAAATACTTGGATCTGCCCTGTGTAGTACAGGGCATTGTCATCAGAGTTGTTGCCGCAATGAAGTCCGATAACTCCACTATTGGATAAGTTGGGAGTAGCATCTGGGTTAGCATAACTTGGATGCCTTGTTTGCGGTGCAATCTTTGGCCTTGAAAGGTGCCTGTTTAAAGATTTAGGTTCTGTTGGAGGCCTTGGCTGGAGATGACTCTGATTCCCAGTTTGCAAAGGATTCTGGGAGGGCATTTTACAGTTCTGCTGATCTGAAATCAGGATTGATCCTTCACAGTCCTCAATTTTGATTTGCACAGGCTGAAATCCAGCATCAGCAAAGTGCATGTCAACTGGCTCCTGTTTGCAGCTTAGCATGCCCCCAttgactgctgctgtgttgttaCAAGGTGGATAAGTGGTGTTACCGTTTTTATCATAAGGACTGATGCCTTCGTTGAACCTGTACTGAGAGCTAATTGCTTCATTGAGATTCGACGACTGCTGGAATCTCTGCTGCTGGAAGCAGTTTGCTCCTGGTTCAGTGTTCGGCTGTTTGCATCTCTGCTGTGTATTTGCAAGGTTTTGAATCATCTGCTGGTTGGAGCTGAGATTGTTGTGAAAAGATCCAAAGTTCTGGTTCTGCTGGAGGACAGCCAGGTTTCCTCTGGCCTGCAGTTTGGAGTGGTGCTGAGCAACATCCACGAGTCCCAAAGAGTCTTTGTTCCACGGAACAGATAAGTTGGCCTTACTGCCCCTCGGTGAAGATGGACACATCTGCCGTTGCTGCCCTGGACTCATGCCAGATGTGTCTAAAAGAGTGGGCGGGTTCATGTTGGTATCCACGATGGCCATCCTTCTCTGATAGTATGACTGCTGCTGGAGAGGGTTTCCTTGGAAATCTTGATGAGTCAACACTCTGTTTGCTGTGTCTCCGTTCTCAGTTTTGAGGTGCTGCACCATGTCACCAGGCAGCATCAGGTCTTCCTCTGGGatgtcatttgtcattgtctCCATGGTGACGTTCTCCGATATGCTGGGCGGTTGCAGGCTGTAAGGGTAGCGGAGGAGACTACCATCCGATCTCAGGCAGGTTTGCTGAGATAAATGTTGCCGATCTGCTGCAGGAGGCGGATGGGGCTGCATCCCTCCGCTCAGTCTTCCCATGCTGCTGTAGCGTTGCATCTGTGGCTGGCTGAGAGAATCTATGGCCACCCGTCTCACAGGGTCACTCGCTCGGCGGGGGATGTTTGACGGGACCTCATGGGGCATCAAGCTCCGTGTGGTGTAGCTGCTGTACTGCCTGGAGGACAGCCcgttggtggtggtggaggattCCTGGAGGTCCCCATATAACGTTGGGTGAGTCTTCAGACTCATCCTGTCCATGTATGGGAGAGGCGTAGGTGGTGCGCCCCCAGTGGCGGCAGCATATTTTGCTTTGAGGCGGTAGTGCTGGGCAGGGGTCAGGCTGAGGGGGCTAGTTAGGCTCCCTCCTCCGTACCCTCCTGCTCCTCCACTGCTTCCCCCACACTGACTGGCCTGACTGGAGCGCCGTGAGATGTCGGCAGAGATGGGGTCGTAGGAGTCGGCAGAGCTGACATTGCTCGGGCGGTTAGCACCGAACTGTGAGGCCTGACTGGAGCGCCGGCTTGAGGAGCAGGGGGAGATGCCCGAGGAGCGGCGGCTGAGGGTGTAAACTGAGCTCAGGGTGCTGGAGGTGCTGTCACGCCGCTCTGAAAGACTTCCCAGCAGAGTTGTCTTACCGGAGCTCAGATCACCAAAGCCGGAACCAGGGAAGGACACAGGACCACCACCCATACTTGGACTCTCCAGGAGGGACCCTGAGAACGAACAGATTGAAATGTTGGACATTTGAATTCTCACCAACCCCGCAACTCCATAGATTTTTAGTCTCTTTTAGCACCCAGTTTCTGTTTTACAGCTCATTTACAGCATGTTTCAATCTCTGATTAGCCCTCTGTACACTACCtcctcagcaccaaacagcagaaagacaaagttagtgacttCCAGGTGAAGAAGGTGGaacatttagcaactaaagagacagatatttttctcagtagTTGGTGACCACACTAGAGCTAAagggagagtgaatattggataaAGACAATAACCTCCTTTTAGCTCCAGTTTGGactccatcaactcctgagaaaaatatctccCTTTAGCTAGTGAAGGAAGTGGACCACTTAGCTCTAGTCTCAACTGGTCTctaactttatctgtctgtgtggccaaaataaaatcaattacaGAAGCTTCTGAAGGACTCACCGCTTGCTGGTATGGGTGGCAGCTTGGTGCCGAGGGCCAGGGGTGTTGGGTTTGTGGCCCACCGACACGAGTCCCTCACTGTCTTCAGCTTCTCCTTCTTCAGATGCTCCAGGCGCTGGCAGGTGCTTAGCTGCTTCCGGAAGTGGAGACCCACTGCCGCGACCCCACCGCGGGAATCTTCGAAGCCAAAGGACTCCACGAAGGGCAGGTCGTCCAGGGTGCTGAGGTCCCCCAGGCTTCCCCCGCTGTGCGCCGCCATTTCTACTCCACTGTCATTGTTGGTGGCACTGCCAAGTGGTGATGGTTCGCTGCTACATGATGACTGACCGCCAGGGCTGGACTGATACATCTAGAAAGAGGGATAGATGGATGAAtggtggagagaaaaagagtaaGAGGatacagaaagagaaggaagaaagataaaaagagcacgagagaagaagaaaagccaTGACTTTTTGTCctgaaaactgtttttctttaccaGAACAAAAGTGGAACAGTGGTTAACATGGCACGAAGAACAGTGAATCATTGAGTCTTTTATCCTCCCCCAGCTTAATTGTAAATAATGAGTGTTTTCTGGGATGGGGGTGAAGAGGTGGGGGTGCACCACAGATTACAGACTGTCTTAGTCTGTCTGTGAATTAGAAATGGGCAGGATGAAAGGCTGCTTGAGTCTGAGCCAGAACGCCGGGCCAATCATCACGAGATGTGATCACGTTTCCTTTCTGCAAAAACTGAACTCTGAGGATGGAGGCTTTTTGAACAGTTAGGTAGGTATGAAGCTTTTCTTGTCACagttttatgttatattataaCAGACTTCAGGTTTTTTTAACTCacctttaaaactttaatttgcTTCTTTACTTTGTTCTTTCTTAGTTTTATCATGTGTAAATGGGCACGTGTATTCTTAAGGTTAACATTATAGTAACAATAGAGATAAAGACATAAAAgtctacatttattttattcattttagaaAGGACTTTTGttctaaaaatgttattttaccTCAGGACTCAAAGGTTTGATATCAGGCAGGTATAAATTGGACTCATTTTGTTATATATGGTTTAACACTATGAGTAATGTACCTTTTACTCTTTCCTAAGGACAATAATGGTTATACATCTCTCTGAATCAACCCTGCCCTGCCTCTGATTCCTCGCAGACTTTAATATATTCAGTGCTAAAAAGCCGTCTTGATCACAGCTTGATAGTTGGCTCTGTTTGCACAGAGCGCCAAACCAATTCCCAGTGTTTGAATATTAATCCTGGAGTGGCTTTTATCACATTCAGGCGCTCTGACGGGTGTTTGATAGGTCTCCACTGTAGGTTTACACTGCCT
This DNA window, taken from Thunnus albacares chromosome 24, fThuAlb1.1, whole genome shotgun sequence, encodes the following:
- the LOC122976161 gene encoding zinc finger protein GLI2-like, with the protein product METSLSRSGEKKDKMDGNGFGDLPKKPSPSETRAPHHIFPTFHTPIPIDMRHHEGRYHYEPHALHAMHGPAGLAGSPVISDISLIRLSPAAVATGDSPFSPPHPYVNPHMEHYLRSVHSSPTLSMISAARGLSPADLAHEHLKDRGLFGLPPPPPGASPAEYYHLMASHRSPYSELLMQGAGATAGAHLSDYITPIDVSRFSSPRLTPRLSRKRALSISPLSDASIDLQTMIRTSPNSLVAYINNSRSSSAASSSYGHLSVGGLSPSFPFPHPINPMAYQQLLSQQRGLSAFGHTPPLIQPPPTFSSRQPGLGLSSLPASAHNSDLTSKNPGGDSVVSSIVDPMITKRSKVKTETEGLRPMSPCSPNHHGSLLDLKDDMDRDECKQEPEAVYETNCHWEGCSKEYDTQDQLVHHINNDHIHGEKKEFVCRWEDCSREQKPFKAQYMLVVHMRRHTGEKPHKCTFEGCSKAYSRLENLKTHLRSHTGEKPYVCEHEGCNKAFSNASDRAKHQNRTHSNEKPYICKIPGCTKRYTDPSSLRKHVKTVHGPEAHVTKKQRNDLPPRPPAPRENGENETGNRERIQREDKISDSSSPRGVEDYLHVKSIKTENSVMYQSSPGGQSSCSSEPSPLGSATNNDSGVEMAAHSGGSLGDLSTLDDLPFVESFGFEDSRGGVAAVGLHFRKQLSTCQRLEHLKKEKLKTVRDSCRWATNPTPLALGTKLPPIPASGSLLESPSMGGGPVSFPGSGFGDLSSGKTTLLGSLSERRDSTSSTLSSVYTLSRRSSGISPCSSSRRSSQASQFGANRPSNVSSADSYDPISADISRRSSQASQCGGSSGGAGGYGGGSLTSPLSLTPAQHYRLKAKYAAATGGAPPTPLPYMDRMSLKTHPTLYGDLQESSTTTNGLSSRQYSSYTTRSLMPHEVPSNIPRRASDPVRRVAIDSLSQPQMQRYSSMGRLSGGMQPHPPPAADRQHLSQQTCLRSDGSLLRYPYSLQPPSISENVTMETMTNDIPEEDLMLPGDMVQHLKTENGDTANRVLTHQDFQGNPLQQQSYYQRRMAIVDTNMNPPTLLDTSGMSPGQQRQMCPSSPRGSKANLSVPWNKDSLGLVDVAQHHSKLQARGNLAVLQQNQNFGSFHNNLSSNQQMIQNLANTQQRCKQPNTEPGANCFQQQRFQQSSNLNEAISSQYRFNEGISPYDKNGNTTYPPCNNTAAVNGGMLSCKQEPVDMHFADAGFQPVQIKIEDCEGSILISDQQNCKMPSQNPLQTGNQSHLQPRPPTEPKSLNRHLSRPKIAPQTRHPSYANPDATPNLSNSGVIGLHCGNNSDDNALYYTGQIQVFESNGNLDHHVVDVPTFENDGASPSSGASQAPRTVDSNAVLEQAQIDFDSMLDDGDHSSLMSGTLSPGLLQSLSRSSSRLTTPRNSVTLPSVPAGTGNMAIGDMSSLLSALAEESKFLNLMS